One Candidatus Ornithobacterium hominis genomic region harbors:
- a CDS encoding XRE family transcriptional regulator — MYKNKTLGERLRDKYPSYSEIAKKHNTNIGYVSDIARGVRNPIRGKGLRIKKELEKYANQ; from the coding sequence ATGTATAAAAATAAAACACTCGGAGAAAGATTGAGAGATAAATACCCCTCTTATTCAGAAATCGCTAAGAAACATAATACCAATATAGGCTATGTGAGTGATATAGCGAGGGGTGTGAGGAATCCTATACGTGGAAAAGGCCTGAGAATAAAAAAGGAATTAGAAAAATATGCTAACCAATAA
- a CDS encoding master DNA invertase Mpi family serine-type recombinase, giving the protein MIYGYIRVSTDKQTVENQRYEINNFCERQNILVDKWFEETISGTKKVDDRKLGKLIKKMKKGDILICSELSRLGRNLLMIMGVLNECMNRDIQVWTIKDNYRLGSDISSKVLAFAFGLSAEIERNLISQRTKEALARKRAEGVILGRPVGSKSAKTKLTGQEEKIQELLDKKVSYSAIGRILGVHRVTVSDFVKKQELETQGGWTKQ; this is encoded by the coding sequence ATGATTTACGGATACATTAGAGTAAGTACAGACAAGCAAACGGTAGAGAACCAACGTTATGAGATTAATAACTTTTGTGAAAGGCAAAATATACTGGTAGATAAATGGTTTGAAGAAACTATTTCAGGAACAAAGAAAGTAGATGATCGAAAACTTGGGAAATTAATCAAGAAAATGAAAAAAGGCGACATCCTTATTTGCTCTGAACTCTCTCGTTTAGGTCGGAACTTACTTATGATTATGGGCGTGCTCAACGAGTGTATGAACCGTGATATTCAGGTGTGGACAATCAAAGATAACTACCGATTAGGAAGTGATATTAGCTCGAAAGTACTAGCATTTGCCTTTGGCCTATCTGCTGAAATCGAACGAAATTTAATTTCCCAACGAACCAAAGAAGCACTAGCAAGGAAACGTGCTGAAGGAGTTATCTTGGGGCGTCCAGTTGGCAGTAAATCAGCCAAAACAAAGTTAACTGGGCAAGAAGAGAAAATACAAGAGTTACTCGACAAAAAAGTGTCTTACTCTGCCATCGGTAGGATTTTGGGCGTTCACAGAGTAACCGTAAGTGATTTTGTAAAGAAACAAGAATTAGAAACCCAAGGGGGCTGGACGAAACAATAA
- a CDS encoding phage tail tape measure protein — protein sequence MAKQAKLTLLIDLADKLTSKLGAVESRLTKFQSKWQSKLNNITDNFANKIGVSSENLKRGLTIGAMAGVTALGVLSTKGVQAAEKFDSAFLPIKQLNLDKSASELNDYKNQIRDASFEIGMNIEQGTNAIYDLQSATGTYGKDAIDIYKKVGKYSIATGADVNDAMNSTTKAMKAFGLSVADIDDLLESNAKTVQTGITTFNELAKVQTEYAGAAASAGQGVDTANKVFAMFTSIAKNSDVGANMAKTFFQGLGQQADKFESVLKIKVFDDKGSMRQADEILKDISGKFKNMSDQQITQAINAIGGPEGLRGALDKVKTGAEDMISTFDAFDSSAFSMEAAIKNAEGDFATMKKVFFDRIEILMTKFGEKIMPMIANIFDILTPALNFLYKNIDWLLPVMGTFIGLLGLATAAVWLLNSALFANPIVWVIALVGGLIALIVVAIKKFNDWGAAVLALFGPFGMLISFIKKLYDQWESVKKAFTDGGIIGALKRIGLILLDTLLEPIQQLLELLSNIPGLGSLAKKGANAIDAMRWKMGTHEPLKIKIPDLPNAQSKQENATNLYSNGTSNSGSDTKKGKNDKVKDVVNSLTGDAKASRNITVNLEALHKGNINMNGNESKGMSMQELESWFNEMMLRVIRSAELS from the coding sequence ATGGCAAAACAAGCAAAACTAACTTTACTCATAGATTTAGCAGATAAGTTAACTTCTAAATTAGGGGCGGTAGAAAGCAGATTGACTAAATTTCAATCCAAATGGCAAAGCAAACTGAATAACATTACAGATAATTTTGCCAACAAAATTGGTGTGTCTAGCGAAAACCTTAAACGTGGGCTCACCATTGGGGCAATGGCAGGCGTTACAGCTCTGGGTGTTTTATCTACCAAGGGCGTGCAGGCTGCAGAAAAGTTTGATAGTGCTTTTCTCCCTATCAAGCAGCTCAACCTTGATAAAAGTGCAAGTGAGCTGAACGATTATAAAAATCAAATCAGAGACGCCTCTTTTGAAATCGGAATGAACATAGAGCAAGGAACCAACGCCATCTATGATTTGCAATCTGCCACAGGTACCTATGGCAAAGATGCTATTGATATTTATAAAAAAGTAGGTAAATACAGCATCGCTACTGGAGCCGACGTCAATGATGCCATGAACTCTACCACCAAGGCAATGAAAGCCTTTGGCTTGAGCGTTGCTGATATTGATGACTTATTAGAAAGCAATGCCAAAACCGTGCAAACAGGTATCACAACTTTTAATGAATTAGCCAAAGTACAAACAGAATACGCTGGTGCAGCTGCATCTGCAGGGCAGGGCGTTGATACTGCTAATAAGGTTTTTGCTATGTTCACCAGTATCGCCAAAAATTCTGATGTTGGGGCAAACATGGCTAAAACCTTTTTTCAAGGTTTGGGCCAGCAGGCCGATAAATTTGAAAGCGTACTGAAAATCAAAGTTTTTGATGACAAGGGTAGCATGCGCCAAGCGGATGAAATTTTAAAGGATATTTCTGGCAAGTTCAAGAACATGAGCGACCAGCAAATCACACAAGCCATCAACGCCATAGGTGGGCCAGAGGGGCTAAGAGGTGCATTAGACAAGGTGAAAACAGGCGCAGAGGATATGATTAGCACCTTTGATGCCTTTGATAGTTCTGCTTTTAGCATGGAAGCAGCCATTAAAAATGCCGAAGGTGATTTCGCTACAATGAAAAAGGTATTTTTTGACCGCATTGAAATTCTAATGACAAAATTTGGTGAAAAGATAATGCCTATGATTGCCAACATTTTTGACATACTCACGCCAGCACTCAATTTTTTGTACAAAAACATAGATTGGCTATTACCTGTAATGGGAACATTCATAGGGCTATTAGGTCTAGCAACGGCGGCAGTTTGGTTGCTCAACTCTGCTTTATTTGCCAACCCCATTGTCTGGGTCATCGCTTTAGTAGGTGGCTTAATTGCCTTGATTGTTGTAGCTATCAAAAAATTCAATGATTGGGGAGCTGCCGTTTTAGCTCTTTTTGGCCCTTTTGGGATGCTGATTTCTTTTATCAAAAAATTATATGACCAGTGGGAAAGCGTAAAAAAAGCTTTTACAGACGGGGGCATTATTGGAGCTTTGAAAAGAATTGGACTAATTCTATTAGACACCCTTTTGGAGCCTATTCAGCAATTGCTTGAACTTTTATCCAACATTCCAGGTTTAGGAAGTTTAGCCAAAAAGGGAGCTAACGCTATTGATGCCATGCGTTGGAAAATGGGAACCCACGAGCCACTCAAAATCAAAATCCCTGATTTGCCCAATGCACAAAGCAAGCAAGAAAATGCCACTAATTTATATAGTAATGGCACGTCTAATAGTGGCTCTGATACCAAAAAAGGAAAAAATGACAAAGTAAAAGACGTTGTGAACAGCCTTACAGGTGATGCCAAAGCTTCACGCAATATCACAGTGAATTTAGAAGCGCTGCACAAGGGAAACATCAACATGAATGGCAACGAAAGCAAAGGCATGTCTATGCAAGAACTGGAAAGCTGGTTTAATGAAATGATGCTTCGTGTCATCAGAAGTGCTGAATTAAGTTAA
- a CDS encoding LexA family transcriptional regulator: protein MSKKIDRTLILNSIKEAYDFSSNTELAEFLGVKPQTISSWYSRNTFDIDLIYAKCINLNPHFLLTGDGDVLKTKSEENVPKKIGDNLGDNLGDKPNVKKMSHFQSVTKSVTKSVTNQMYKKTPHFAGETKSEENVTLSKGNKKGNKPNVKKMLPFSEETKQEYKVPQVVTVDSNNDDNVVLVPVKAAAGYLSSYDDIDFIKELPSYSLPGIRNGIFRMFEVDGHSMYPTLLDKSYVVGQFVENWATDMVDGRIYVIVSKEVGVVVKRCLNRIQKYGNIFAKSDNRREFPNFTIKPQDISEIWEVKLAMQFNLPDPADMYDKLYDLEAEVENLKLIFNQNF from the coding sequence ATGAGTAAAAAAATAGATAGAACTCTGATTTTAAATAGTATAAAGGAAGCGTATGATTTTTCATCTAATACTGAATTAGCTGAATTTTTAGGTGTAAAACCTCAAACCATTTCATCTTGGTATAGTAGAAATACATTTGATATTGATTTGATTTACGCAAAATGCATAAATCTAAACCCACATTTTCTACTCACAGGAGATGGAGACGTTTTAAAAACCAAAAGTGAAGAAAATGTCCCCAAAAAAATTGGGGACAATTTAGGGGACAATTTAGGGGACAAACCAAATGTAAAAAAAATGTCACACTTTCAAAGTGTGACAAAAAGTGTGACAAAAAGTGTGACAAACCAAATGTATAAAAAAACGCCACACTTTGCAGGGGAAACCAAAAGTGAAGAAAATGTTACCCTTTCAAAGGGTAACAAAAAGGGTAACAAACCAAATGTAAAGAAAATGTTACCCTTTTCAGAAGAAACCAAACAAGAGTATAAAGTTCCACAGGTAGTTACTGTAGATTCTAATAATGATGATAATGTCGTTTTGGTGCCAGTAAAAGCAGCTGCCGGTTATCTTAGTAGTTATGATGATATAGATTTTATTAAAGAACTCCCTTCATATAGCCTTCCAGGTATCAGAAACGGCATTTTCAGAATGTTTGAGGTTGATGGTCATTCAATGTACCCAACGCTTTTAGACAAGTCTTATGTTGTAGGGCAATTTGTAGAAAACTGGGCCACAGATATGGTAGATGGTAGAATTTATGTTATTGTATCTAAAGAAGTTGGCGTTGTAGTAAAAAGATGTTTAAATAGAATTCAGAAATACGGCAACATTTTCGCAAAATCAGATAATAGAAGAGAGTTCCCTAATTTTACCATAAAACCGCAAGACATCAGCGAAATATGGGAAGTAAAGTTAGCCATGCAGTTCAATCTTCCAGACCCCGCAGACATGTACGATAAGCTCTACGACTTAGAAGCAGAAGTTGAAAATTTAAAATTAATTTTTAATCAAAATTTTTAA
- a CDS encoding MFS transporter gives MREKKYYPWLVVALLWGVALLNYMDRQMLSTMKEAMQVDIVELQSATNFGRLMAIFLWIYAFMSPVAGMVADRFNRKWLIVCSLFVWSGVTYLMGIVSDFNLLYLLRAVMGVSEALYIPAALALIADYHSDRTRSLAIGIHMTGLYTGQAIGGFGATVAEATSWQTTFHYFGLVGIAYAILLIFFLYEIKNRNVETTEVVKSAEFRFGNLLKPFANFSFFILLLYFAIPSLPGWATKNWLPTLYAENLNLPMAEAGPIATITIAVSSFVGVIIGGILSDWWIHRNIRGRIYVGVIGLGLLIPALILLGLGTNLVAIVGAGVLFGIGYGMFDANNMPIVVQIVSKKYRSTAYGILNLAGIIAGAMITQILGHWKENDSLGLGFAYLAVAVGVVLLIQLFFMKPKYRDMP, from the coding sequence TTGAGAGAAAAAAAATACTATCCGTGGTTGGTCGTTGCGCTTTTGTGGGGCGTTGCTTTGCTAAATTATATGGACCGCCAAATGCTGAGCACGATGAAGGAGGCAATGCAAGTGGACATAGTTGAGCTACAATCTGCCACCAATTTTGGTCGGCTCATGGCAATTTTTCTATGGATTTATGCTTTTATGAGTCCTGTGGCAGGCATGGTAGCAGATAGATTTAATCGTAAGTGGTTGATTGTATGTAGTTTATTTGTTTGGTCAGGAGTCACTTATCTCATGGGAATAGTCAGTGATTTTAATTTACTTTATTTGCTAAGAGCCGTGATGGGGGTGAGCGAGGCACTTTATATTCCAGCCGCATTGGCTTTGATTGCTGATTACCATTCAGATAGGACACGTTCATTAGCCATTGGGATTCACATGACAGGACTTTATACAGGGCAAGCCATTGGAGGGTTTGGTGCAACAGTGGCCGAAGCAACGAGTTGGCAGACGACTTTTCATTATTTTGGTTTGGTAGGTATAGCCTATGCAATTCTCTTAATTTTCTTTTTGTATGAAATTAAAAATCGAAATGTAGAGACAACAGAGGTAGTAAAAAGTGCAGAATTTCGTTTTGGCAATTTATTGAAACCGTTTGCTAATTTTAGTTTTTTCATTTTATTGCTATATTTTGCCATTCCTAGTTTGCCTGGTTGGGCTACAAAAAACTGGTTGCCAACTCTTTATGCTGAGAATTTAAACCTACCCATGGCAGAAGCTGGCCCCATTGCTACCATTACAATTGCAGTTTCGTCTTTTGTTGGCGTCATCATTGGTGGTATTTTATCGGACTGGTGGATTCACAGAAACATCAGAGGTCGCATCTATGTAGGTGTGATAGGTTTAGGCTTATTGATTCCAGCATTAATTTTATTAGGATTAGGAACAAATTTAGTCGCAATTGTTGGTGCAGGAGTCTTATTTGGTATTGGCTATGGAATGTTTGATGCCAATAATATGCCTATTGTTGTGCAAATCGTTTCAAAAAAATACCGCTCTACGGCCTACGGGATTTTAAATTTAGCAGGAATCATTGCTGGTGCTATGATAACGCAGATTCTAGGGCATTGGAAAGAGAATGATAGTTTAGGATTAGGTTTTGCTTATTTAGCTGTAGCTGTAGGGGTAGTTTTGCTCATACAATTATTCTTTATGAAACCAAAGTACAGAGATATGCCATAA
- a CDS encoding DUF3164 family protein encodes MKDLSQLSEKELQEELKRRNEAKQQDRVAYKKMVNEYLPGFMENIKACSEQLSALKLSIFKDSKILLDLKNNAYNVKDTQQSHTFSDDKGNTITYGFRVLDNWDDTVTAGIDKVKEFITSLAKDEATGKLVHAVNQLLKKDAKGNLKASRVLELTKLAEEWNDETFTDAVNIIRQSYKPMRSAFYIEASVTDAQGKKVSVPLSITSVDFPEGTDVEALFPVHKKYKA; translated from the coding sequence ATGAAAGATTTATCACAATTATCAGAAAAAGAGCTTCAAGAGGAGTTGAAGCGTAGAAATGAAGCCAAACAACAGGATAGAGTTGCCTACAAAAAAATGGTAAACGAATATTTACCAGGCTTTATGGAAAATATCAAAGCGTGTAGCGAACAGCTATCTGCATTGAAGCTTTCTATATTCAAGGATTCAAAGATTTTACTGGATTTGAAAAATAATGCTTACAACGTGAAAGATACTCAGCAATCACATACGTTTTCTGATGACAAGGGTAATACGATTACCTACGGATTTCGTGTGCTGGACAATTGGGACGATACTGTAACGGCGGGGATTGATAAGGTAAAAGAGTTTATCACCTCTCTTGCTAAAGATGAAGCGACTGGCAAATTGGTGCATGCAGTAAATCAATTGCTGAAAAAAGATGCTAAGGGTAATTTGAAAGCAAGCCGTGTTCTGGAGCTTACCAAATTAGCAGAAGAATGGAATGATGAAACATTTACAGATGCGGTGAACATCATTAGACAATCTTATAAACCTATGCGTTCGGCATTCTATATTGAGGCGAGCGTTACAGATGCACAGGGCAAAAAAGTGAGTGTGCCGCTTTCTATCACTTCGGTTGATTTCCCAGAGGGAACGGATGTGGAAGCACTTTTCCCAGTCCACAAAAAATACAAAGCTTAA
- a CDS encoding ATP-binding protein, with protein MTNVQKNEVVQLIETEKIRLGSYANVANKAKVSTATISQMRNDNWELIKEELWLKVANNLGYGFQGWNLAETLNFKMISNTLNDAKDACLFMGISHKAGSGKTAALKMYADLEHNNHVFYIQAREWARREFLLELCRVLGQNPGKGYRSVDVLSTIVVDFFKDRTGKKPLLVIDEADKLKPTALRFFIYLFNELEDKMGVVISGTENLALTFDKGVKYNKLGYDELSSRFGRKFIGLIGATSKDVTLICEANGIKNKEIISRIFNECEPVSITKNNQTFKVVEDLRRLKRIVKRELIIQKNQNERESEAA; from the coding sequence ATGACAAATGTACAAAAAAATGAAGTCGTTCAGCTGATTGAAACAGAAAAAATACGCCTTGGTAGCTATGCTAATGTAGCCAATAAGGCAAAAGTTTCAACAGCAACCATTTCACAAATGCGAAATGACAACTGGGAATTGATTAAAGAAGAGTTATGGCTGAAAGTTGCCAATAACCTTGGTTATGGATTCCAAGGCTGGAATTTAGCCGAAACGCTGAATTTCAAAATGATAAGCAATACATTGAATGACGCTAAAGACGCATGCTTATTCATGGGGATTAGCCACAAAGCAGGCAGCGGAAAGACGGCAGCACTTAAAATGTATGCCGATTTAGAGCATAACAATCATGTTTTCTATATCCAAGCAAGGGAATGGGCTCGCAGAGAGTTTTTGTTAGAGCTGTGCCGTGTATTGGGGCAAAACCCTGGCAAAGGTTACCGTTCTGTTGATGTACTTTCAACCATTGTAGTAGATTTTTTCAAAGATAGAACGGGCAAAAAGCCACTTCTGGTAATAGATGAAGCTGATAAATTGAAACCAACTGCTTTACGTTTTTTCATTTACCTATTTAATGAGCTTGAGGACAAGATGGGGGTTGTCATTAGCGGCACAGAAAATTTAGCATTGACGTTTGATAAAGGCGTGAAGTATAACAAATTAGGCTACGATGAGCTCAGTAGCCGATTTGGCAGAAAATTCATAGGATTGATTGGTGCAACCTCCAAAGATGTAACCTTGATATGTGAGGCTAACGGCATAAAAAATAAAGAAATCATTAGCCGAATTTTCAATGAATGCGAGCCCGTTTCTATCACAAAAAACAATCAAACATTCAAGGTTGTAGAAGATTTGAGAAGGCTAAAAAGAATCGTGAAAAGAGAATTAATCATTCAAAAAAATCAAAATGAAAGAGAGTCAGAAGCAGCGTAA
- a CDS encoding phage virion morphogenesis protein, with product MQEINRAFWQKLNKDLGNTLQRDLLNEAAIRAVRFSKERFRQKNWVDTTPQPWAPRKRKNKGTLMVATGRLKRSIRVINKTATSVTIGTDVPYARIHNEGGIIKETVHVRKHTRKRSTRQTRGKGRIAVKAHSRKMNTKVPARPFIGESQALMNKIEKKMELLVKRTLNKL from the coding sequence ATGCAAGAAATCAACAGAGCTTTTTGGCAAAAACTAAACAAAGATTTGGGCAACACCTTGCAGCGTGATTTGTTGAACGAGGCAGCTATCCGTGCAGTGAGGTTTAGCAAAGAAAGGTTTAGACAAAAAAACTGGGTAGATACCACCCCTCAGCCTTGGGCACCACGCAAACGGAAAAACAAAGGAACTTTGATGGTAGCCACAGGTCGCCTCAAAAGGTCTATTCGGGTGATAAACAAAACCGCCACATCTGTCACCATAGGTACAGATGTGCCCTATGCGCGCATACACAACGAGGGTGGAATCATCAAAGAAACTGTACATGTGCGTAAACATACCCGCAAACGCTCTACAAGGCAAACAAGAGGCAAGGGAAGAATCGCCGTAAAAGCCCACAGCAGAAAAATGAATACCAAAGTGCCGGCACGTCCATTCATTGGCGAATCCCAAGCACTGATGAATAAAATAGAGAAGAAAATGGAATTATTGGTCAAAAGAACTTTAAACAAACTATGA
- a CDS encoding Mu transposase C-terminal domain-containing protein, with amino-acid sequence MNLQQGDILIRKNSEGDTIWLSERLVIDVCGIGEGYFRKRARPSYKKSVQPCYRHHNILPATGKSWRWAKINGGFYYDLAAIPNRKPTYYRNAFGDATELVKNYQKATENKQISTLETNFKRYINRYYKDYLHCYSEEKDIHRIALAKACAAIEFILHELQDYPGTANAIYNDLSPILSKLDLRYIPHNPLRLKEKVQMVQDGTSIADVIQLPRKGNSNAEQYNDPEVWSWVMQMRQMPQNFSNEHIIRQVKDMCYRTGKKAPNRRWFGMNIFEDPKTNFLTANKRFGSSNKSQVYRHYIPYQNALYAGDCWQIDATRINMIGHKAKDGKERFLFVMAVRDVHSGDVLGYSFDYAENHLMFARAMKMACETAGYLPYELVTDRFPGHNSEAGKNMIERLETMGVQVTISHSANAKAGVERWFGTLQSVVLMGNKYYYGEGVQSRRINAHRSPEYLKEIKKISKQEDWDVSKARREAETCVEQWREIPYSYYSRKHAEEHRTPKQLHEASLKPHVIYIEQHSIDMLFGLHKEITIKNSGMINTEISKMELCYMISDEDYEVISNYHGKKVVLSYDYEDLSRVFLYEKHGSLLKFLCQADEFIKPQKYGPQKEMSGVGIAQARAALIDEYRKTELENIIAPGEDTLMLGRYGAKDETNSAEDYYALKALSEPIKKASGYDYEPDDFDEESFLRTNKNNY; translated from the coding sequence ATGAATTTACAACAAGGCGACATATTAATAAGAAAAAATTCAGAAGGTGATACCATTTGGCTTTCTGAACGCCTTGTTATTGACGTTTGTGGAATTGGTGAGGGATATTTTAGAAAAAGAGCTCGTCCTTCTTACAAGAAATCAGTTCAGCCCTGTTACCGACATCACAATATTCTGCCCGCTACTGGTAAAAGTTGGCGTTGGGCAAAAATCAATGGTGGGTTTTATTATGATTTAGCTGCGATACCGAACCGCAAACCTACCTACTACAGAAACGCCTTTGGTGATGCTACGGAATTGGTAAAAAACTATCAAAAAGCGACAGAAAACAAACAAATTTCAACGCTTGAAACTAATTTTAAGCGCTATATAAATCGTTACTATAAAGATTATCTGCACTGCTATAGTGAGGAGAAAGATATACATAGGATTGCATTGGCTAAAGCCTGTGCGGCGATAGAGTTTATTTTACATGAATTACAAGATTACCCAGGAACGGCTAATGCGATATACAATGATTTAAGCCCTATTTTGAGCAAATTAGACTTGCGTTATATTCCGCACAATCCACTGCGATTGAAGGAAAAGGTGCAAATGGTGCAAGATGGCACCTCTATAGCAGATGTTATTCAATTGCCACGCAAAGGTAATAGCAATGCTGAGCAATATAATGACCCAGAGGTATGGAGCTGGGTGATGCAGATGCGCCAAATGCCACAAAATTTTTCTAATGAACATATCATACGCCAAGTAAAAGATATGTGCTACAGAACAGGTAAAAAAGCACCCAACCGTAGATGGTTTGGAATGAACATATTTGAAGACCCTAAAACTAACTTTTTAACTGCTAACAAGAGATTTGGAAGCAGTAATAAAAGCCAAGTTTATAGGCATTATATTCCTTATCAGAATGCTTTGTATGCGGGTGACTGCTGGCAGATAGATGCAACTCGTATCAATATGATTGGCCACAAAGCCAAAGACGGCAAAGAAAGATTCCTGTTTGTAATGGCGGTACGTGATGTGCATAGTGGTGATGTGTTAGGATATTCATTTGACTATGCAGAAAACCATTTGATGTTTGCTCGTGCCATGAAAATGGCTTGCGAAACGGCTGGATACCTACCATATGAATTGGTAACAGACCGTTTCCCAGGTCATAACTCAGAAGCTGGAAAGAATATGATAGAGCGACTGGAAACGATGGGCGTTCAAGTTACGATTTCACATTCAGCAAACGCAAAAGCTGGCGTTGAGCGTTGGTTTGGTACTTTGCAAAGTGTCGTATTAATGGGCAATAAATATTACTATGGTGAAGGTGTGCAATCAAGGAGAATCAACGCCCACAGAAGCCCAGAATATTTGAAAGAAATAAAAAAAATATCTAAACAAGAGGATTGGGATGTGTCTAAAGCAAGGCGTGAGGCTGAAACTTGCGTGGAACAATGGAGGGAAATCCCTTACAGTTACTACAGCCGCAAACATGCTGAAGAACACAGAACACCCAAGCAGCTACATGAAGCTTCGTTGAAACCGCACGTCATCTATATAGAGCAACACAGCATTGATATGCTCTTTGGCCTGCATAAAGAAATTACTATCAAAAACAGTGGAATGATAAACACAGAAATTTCAAAAATGGAACTGTGTTATATGATTTCTGATGAGGATTACGAAGTAATTAGCAATTACCATGGCAAAAAAGTAGTTTTAAGCTATGATTATGAAGATTTGAGCCGTGTCTTTTTATATGAAAAACATGGAAGCCTTTTAAAATTCTTGTGCCAAGCAGATGAATTTATAAAACCGCAAAAATATGGCCCACAAAAAGAGATGAGCGGTGTGGGCATTGCACAAGCCCGTGCGGCCTTGATAGATGAATACAGAAAAACTGAATTAGAAAATATCATTGCACCTGGGGAGGATACACTAATGCTGGGCAGGTATGGAGCAAAAGATGAGACAAATTCAGCAGAAGACTACTATGCACTAAAAGCATTGAGCGAACCTATAAAAAAAGCATCGGGCTATGATTATGAACCCGATGACTTTGATGAAGAATCATTTTTACGAACTAATAAAAACAATTACTGA
- a CDS encoding cyclically-permuted mutarotase family protein, translating into MSAQNIKEFQSNFPDSNYQKGVSGHFSGIFNDTYLMMAGGCNFPDLPPSEGGKKEFYKSIFIAKDFAESKKLNWEKIGELPEELAYGYGLQFGRSVIILGGENERIQSKKVFVLSLENQKIKIENWPDLPETLNNFTAVIAQEFLYVLGGNKNGKASHSFLRLNLNKIQAGWEILPDFPGNPRTQAVAFSDEKNIYLAGGFALGYEELPPSLNTDYLTFNLENQSWENPQPIMIDSEKLSVGGGFAVNTDAETAYVSGGVNAEIFFKALKRIHETNLLLKKEPKSPKIEENQKQGKIYLSQEASWYQFNPYLIKFKKGEIADFYLKDDRLRRAGASMVSFGNSIFVIMGEIKPGVRTPSILHIKLNQ; encoded by the coding sequence ATGAGTGCACAAAACATAAAGGAATTTCAATCAAATTTTCCTGATTCTAATTATCAAAAAGGTGTCTCGGGGCATTTTTCTGGGATTTTTAATGATACTTATTTAATGATGGCAGGTGGCTGTAATTTCCCAGATTTACCGCCCTCAGAAGGTGGGAAAAAAGAGTTTTACAAATCTATTTTTATAGCAAAAGATTTTGCTGAATCAAAAAAACTAAATTGGGAAAAAATTGGAGAGCTACCAGAAGAATTAGCTTATGGCTACGGCTTACAATTTGGGCGTTCTGTAATTATTTTAGGCGGAGAAAATGAACGAATACAAAGTAAAAAAGTTTTTGTTTTAAGTTTAGAAAATCAAAAAATTAAAATAGAAAATTGGCCAGATTTGCCCGAAACTTTGAATAATTTTACAGCTGTAATCGCCCAAGAATTCTTATACGTACTGGGAGGAAATAAGAACGGGAAAGCGTCTCATTCTTTCCTTCGGTTAAATTTAAATAAAATTCAGGCTGGTTGGGAAATTTTGCCAGATTTTCCTGGCAACCCGAGAACGCAAGCTGTAGCTTTTTCTGATGAAAAAAATATTTATTTGGCAGGCGGATTTGCTTTAGGATACGAAGAATTACCACCAAGTTTAAATACAGATTATTTAACATTCAATCTTGAAAATCAATCATGGGAGAATCCACAGCCGATTATGATAGATAGCGAAAAACTATCAGTCGGTGGAGGCTTTGCAGTAAATACTGATGCGGAGACAGCTTACGTTTCGGGAGGCGTCAATGCAGAAATATTTTTTAAGGCTTTAAAAAGAATTCATGAAACCAATTTACTATTAAAAAAAGAACCGAAATCACCAAAAATTGAAGAAAATCAAAAGCAAGGTAAAATTTATTTATCTCAAGAAGCATCTTGGTATCAATTCAACCCATATCTAATTAAATTTAAGAAAGGGGAAATAGCTGATTTTTATTTAAAAGATGACCGATTGAGACGTGCGGGAGCAAGTATGGTTTCTTTTGGAAATTCAATTTTTGTAATAATGGGTGAAATCAAGCCAGGCGTTAGAACGCCATCTATTCTTCATATAAAATTAAATCAATGA